One window of Camelina sativa cultivar DH55 chromosome 4, Cs, whole genome shotgun sequence genomic DNA carries:
- the LOC104783460 gene encoding uncharacterized protein LOC104783460, protein MGPIPTTCQDMRVAELICPQSNQWDVVKIRTILPDYEEQLLLLQPRKRGVEDKHIWLPTPSGEYSAKSRYHSAISGTVNTPNHSSQEEFNWEKEVWNVKCLPKVKFFLWKALRGALPLGENLKGRGINLEAGCPFCGQEESTIHLFFHYNFAQQVWTQAPVKRMLDTSLISSFRKGIELLSKLQCLPPTGIFDGSLGVWIIWYIWKHRNKLLFEKTVASAPAVISQATAQAREWTASHISL, encoded by the coding sequence ATGGGACCAATCCCTACAACATGTCAAGACATGAGAGTAGCAGAACTAATATGCCCCCAATCAAACCAATGGGATGTAGTGAAGATTAGAACCATACTACCTGATTATGAAGAGCAACTCCTACTCCTACAACCTAGAAAGAGAGGAGTTGAGGACAAACATATATGGCTACCAACCCCCTCTGGTGAATATTCTGCTAAATCCAGATACCATTCTGCCATATCAGGAACAGTGAACACACCAAATCATTCAAGCCAGGAGGAATTTAATTGGGAGAAGGAAGTCTGGAATGTTAAATGCTTACCGAAGGTCAAATTCTTTCTCTGGAAAGCTTTGAGAGGTGCTCTTCCCCTAGGAGAAAATCTGAAGGGAAGGGGCATAAACCTGGAGGCAGGATGCCCTTTCTGTGGACAAGAGGAATCCACTATTCATCTGTTCTTCCACTACAACTTTGCCCAACAGGTTTGGACTCAGGCACCAGTCAAAAGGATGTTAGATACATCTCTCATATCAAGCTTTCGAAAGGGAATAGAATTGTTAAGCAAATTACAATGCTTACCCCCAACTGGAATTTTCGATGGCTCGCTTGGTGTCTGGATCATCTGGTATATTTGGAAGCATAGGAACAAGCTTCTCTTTGAGAAGACGGTCGCATCTGCACCGGCGGTAATATCCCAGGCG